The genomic region gacggcgacggcgacgacgacgacgacgatcgaccCGTTGCGCATCTATACTTTCTACACTTTCTCCATAATTCTTTCCTACTGTTTTCTACACCTACCCAGCCCCGCCGCCCCCTGCCCCCCTTTTTTGCTTGCCCTGCTCTTCTGAAAATCGAGCTGAAATTTTCCGAAACACttgaaacgcgcgcgaacaCCGTCGCAGAAACAGTTATATCACTCGGAATCACCGCGACGGTCGAACTGATCCTAAACCGATTTAGTTTTGTCTTTGATTTAAAGAGCGGTAAACACGGCCAATCGTACAGCTGTCTAGTGAACTGACGACGCAACGGCAACAACGATGCTGGGGAAGCAGAAGATTTAAAGTTCTTTGAAGGTTGAGAAATTCAGCCTGGATCGCCACCATTGCAATTGTGGCACAGAATGCTCGATGTCTTCCTTCTCCTCGGACCCTGGTTAATCGggtccacctcctcctccacgAAACGATCGTTAACCCAGGCACCCATGCGGCGAACGGTACCACTTCGGCTTCCGCGGTGTATTCTGTGGATCAAATGCGATGGAATTAGTCGCGTTTATTCGCGTTTCAAGATTTTTTCGATTTCTCGAATACGTGCCGTAGCGCGCGATTAAATTTACAACGATTCTGCAGTCAGCCTATAAATTTGAACGCACCGCTCGATGAAACCGAAGAATGAATAGAACACGACCGGAAGCGAGATAAAGCGACGGCGACGTACGAGGATGTTGGACCAAATGTTTCACCGTACAACACGACACGTTGAAACAATCATTTTTTGAATAATCGCTACCGACTCGAATGTACCTAAACAAATTACAAACTATCGCCTCTTTTGACCTTTTCATCCGAGCTTGcgagaaaaatggtaattacgACAACCCTTTCCTATACGTATGTACACGTTATCGCTAAACGTCGTAAACGTTACTTAATTCCGTGGTGCCTCACTGTCCGCGTTCACGCAAAATGCGCTGTATACCTTCCACGGTTTGTTTTAGGGCAGTATCTCGTTTTCACCAAGTAATACCGGGGacactaaattaaataaaccacATAGACACACATTTTCAAGATCGTCGAAATCGGCGTTCCGAGGATCTCGCCAACTCGTTCAACGTGTCCATCGTTATCTCGAAATAACCTTTTTTTCGACGCGCATCGGTCGATACGCGTTTCGACCTTTATACGCTTCCACCAGCAAACAAACCAGCGAGACGCTGTAATATGGCCCGTTCGAAGCCGATGAAAACTCACCGAAAACGAATGCCGCGCACGTATCGCGACGTCGACGTAAAAACCGTAAGAAAACGTAAGTACGTCGAGCGTGATACACGCATCTTGAAAAACGTAAGATCGATCGAAATCGATGCAACGAACATGAAAATTCACGTGTCGTTGACACGAGTTCGACGTTTGCCCGAGAATACGCGTCAACGTCGAGATTTGCTTCTGGCGTTTCGTAATGAGCGAGAAGTAAATCGAGTTAGAGCCGGCGATTATGAATGAAGTTCATTGTGTATGAGTTGCTATCAATTTAACAGTGTCCGCGATGATCACGAGCGTATCTCGCGAACCATTGGTCTTTTATTCCACCAGGTTTTCGTATTTTTTCCTTCCGACTGCTTCCCGCCAACTTCTCGACGTTCTTAGCCCGAAACTTGGCCTCGCCAAAATTCCGTTCAGAGTCATTCGCGCGTCCGTCCGTTTCGTACGAATTattcttcaataattaatacttgtCGGCTATTGCTGCGATGGATATCGTTACCACCTTAAATATCGTTTTCGAAGAAAGTTCTATATTCTGAGATTTTATGCGTGCATAATTCAACAACGCTCGCTCAATTGCTTTTCGAGTAGTTCTTGTCTATATTCGGCAATTGGCAATTATACATTCTCGCCGTGTATCCAAATATTTGCACGACCTTTAGAGACCTCGCAGCGCCGACCGGAAGGAATAGCCGTCGCGAGAGATCGTGCTCGTCTTAATTCGTTCAAATAATTGCGAGTTCAGCGACGACCACGATCCAGACCGCGAGGAAGAGAACGATTTACTTTTTAGGCGAGAAAAGTATGTACAGTCTGTAATGAACGGCTTTTGCCCAAGTAACAGGAAATGTCTTTATTCCGAATCGTTTCGCTGCCGAGAAGGCGACCAGCTCCGAACTATTTCATTCCGATTGTTACACACCGGATCGATTCTCGCAAACATCGATCGGTATAAAAATCGGgcattttcatttcgtcgaATTTCCATCAATTTTGATCGCAAAATTACCAGTGGTTTGGTCGGATctcgtaaacaaaattgtcaaCTAACTCGCCGAAAACGTTACTCTTGAAAATGCGTCCGCGTGGATCTCGccaataaaacaaaagacGAATAATCGTCTCCAATTAACAACGTTGTTTTCGAGTCGAGAAATGAAACGGCCATCGCGTGGAGCAAACTAGTCGTCCTCGAACGATAGACGctcgtttcaataaatttcttacaGTAACGCAAACATTTGTTCGAACACTACTTGCGAGCGTGCGTCTATAGGTTTCGTTGCTGCTCTTACCTAactcgatctttttatttttcttcctaATCGATGtacggcgtcgcggcgcgccgcaACGTGTCCACTTTTCGCCATCTGTTTGTACAGGACAATTTtgttcgcgcgcggcgagcaaGTGGGTAGGAGAAAACTAATGGTCGACGATTACGGAATAACGCCAGAACatgtcaattgaaaaatagggAAACGGTAAAACTGCTACGATCGCGAAGCGAAATTTCGCGCGATTCCAGCGCGATCCTAGCACGATACACTCTGGATCACGGTGCATCCTATCGCGAATTAACGACGAAATTCGCATACAAATCAACCGAAATTGATGCGATCGAAACCAAGTTCTGCATATTTCAAAGACACGCCTAGCACATTTGTTTTCCGTCAGTGGTTTCATTTCGGTTCGGTTCATTTGTTAATACTTTGGACAGGCGGAGAAACATCGATGTACACAATAATGCTCCCGGATGATTTTATacatagaaaaaagaaacactgTGATAATAGATAGAATGTAACTTTTCGAAAAGTCTTTGCAAAGCGACGAAACGTTTCTTTGTGAAACGTTTACCTTTCCACGAGGTACAAAAGATATTGTAATACGTTCAGTCTGAGTGCTGGTAGCTACAAAAGGGATCGCGCGTCGCGTGATTTCGCTGTAAAGAGGCGTTTCAGTCTGGGATGATCACAGAGAATCGGAATCAGAATCAAAAACGGAGAAACGGCTGACAGAATATTCGTGAAATTCTGTAAATCGATTAAGAGcgtaaagtaattaattagtagTTATTGTAACGTTTTGTAAGCCCGGCGTTATGGTTTGTTCGCGTCGATAACGAGTCTAAAAGGAGAGATGGAGAGATTTGCTCGGACTATTACCGTTGCTTGCTGTTTCttcttgttaatattatgACTAACATTGTTGTAACATCGTTATATCCTATACCAACAACATTCCGCGATCATCGTTTATCATCGTATACCAACGTCGTTCCATTATCTTCCCGTCCAACGTCTCAAAATCTTTCGCGAGCCATGATTTCAGCCTTGACTCATTCTCAAACTCTGCCTCATGCTCGACCTCTGTCCTTACCGCAGCATATCCGAGCCTTTACCTTGATGCGTCATCTTCGAAACTCTAaccatactatacatatattacgaATATTAATCCTTGAAATTCCTAACATCCGCCGAACAAGTTAAAACTTGGGCATATTGTATACGGTATACAAGGTGACCGATTTAAATCGATCTTTGatatcgatcgtcgacgatacTAAAAAATGTCACCAACGAAATTCGAATAGTTGTCACGATAGAGCACGTAATCTTGAAATAAAAGACATCGATAAGATTTTGCCAGGTAAACGCGTCGAGAACGCGGAAAGgtaaactttattttttttttcaatggaattatatatcatttattaggTTGGTCGATTCTGCTCACCGTTCTCTTtcgtaaaaattgctaaagCATTTATCGCGACAAATAATTGGTTCGAAAGATATTTCGAAATACAATCGCAGTATCTGTAACGAGCAGAAATTGGAGGAACATTGGAAAAATTACAGAATGTTGTTGAACCTCCGTAAACGCCTGCAAGAGctcgaacgaagaaaatcTAGTTTCCGAAGGTTCTTCTCATCGGTATATAAGGTAGACTACATTCGGCAATGTTGCTTGGTTGTGGGTGGAACCATCACTCTATCTTATCTCGGCGTTTACGTTTCCAATGTTTGTGAAAGAAGTAACTCTGTGCCGTGGCTCGTTCTCCGATCTGTCTAGCCTTGGTATCTCGTAAACGATAAAcgcgatatacatatacggtTCGTATATCACGTATTGTACGAGACGAGTAGTTCCGAACGCCTGCGGTCGAAGAATCACACTGTCCTAATTATTATCGTTGGTAATCGGTTCAGCCGTACCGCGTACTTTCGTTGGCTGAACGGGCTGCTTAATGCGAGCAATTGggacatttataaaattcaatgattCTCGATCGCGTTCTAAGAAGCCGCGGGACCACGTGTCTCTGGCGTATGACAGTGTTGACCTTTTATCAAAGCAGCCAAGTCGCTCCGAAAAGAAACGCCGAGCTCTCGCGCCACAGTGAACGTAATGTATAATAGCGCGGATTCGGAGTCGGGCAAACGAACGTTGCGCAATCCGTCCGAAATTACTGAAAACCGTTGGACACAGTTCACATGTCTGCACATACAATTTTCAACGCAGCGAGCGCAGTTTTTAACGGCGTTGCGCGGTATCGAGGAATCCCCCGATTAAGCAACACGATCAAGATTATCTCGAAAAGTTCTAATTTTTGTTGGGATCGTACTCGACCCCCAGGGCTGGTTAAATTTATAAAGGCTAAAGAAATATCGAGCAGAGAGCGGTCCACCCTGCATTtacttttacattgtttttattttctacgcgTGTACAAATGCTGCTCGCTTACGACCACGTGTAATTCGCTAAGTACAAGTCGCACGGTACAAGTCGAAACaagaaaacattttatcgAGTAATGAATTCGTTGTACTCTTATCTGAGCGGATCGCCTAAGCTTTGATGATTGCTTCCGCGTTATAAAGCGAATTATCGATAACGCATCGATATCATCGTAGATATTATCGTCGATATCGTCGTCGATAGTCGAAGCATCTCTATCGCATTCGTAATCGATAAACATCGAAGAATCAAAGCCATGGTATAAACtgtatacgtatgtatgtacacgTTGAAAAGCGCACGCATCGTTGCGAGTGAACGCGCTGAAGAGCGTTAAGATCGTGACGAAAGCCTAACTCGCACTCGACATTCGGTGTCTcaagtataaattttatcaatcGTATTATGACCATGAACCAATAAATAAGCCACGATTCTCGGTTAACCTTCGTTCCGGAAGGATACGCAAATGCAACTTGCAATTAGCTACAAGGAACATCACCGATGCGTGTGACACGACGCGCAGTAACACCGATCCCGATTCCAGCGGGTCGAGTGTCCCAAAACGAGAGCCGTGTTACATCTACAAGCGATAGATATCCATTTCATGTGGCGTCCTGGAAAATAAAAGACGTCGATCGCCGTCTCTCGTCCGCGATGCGTGAAATTTTCAACCTCTCGATCCTTTCTCCACATGCTGCGATCAAAATTTCGAACCGTCGTTCCAAAATCCATCGTTGCAAAATCTTCGAACTTTTTAGTCcaagtgaaaataaaacgatcttTATCGATCCGTTGTGGTGCACGATACCACCGCGCTCCAAAACTACGCGTTTggggtcgcgtcgcgtcggtgttTCGACGGTCCGTTTCAATTATGACTCACGAAGCAAATATCTCGTCTAATAAATAGTCGATGAAATTCAACACGAAACAAATTAGTTGTAGCAGATACCATAATATTGAACACGTCCAACGTTTATCAGCTGTCCGCACATTTATACGTAGttccttatttttcttcgGTTAATCGAGCGTAAACactttttacataattatctCGAATACGATATCGACGGACAATGCGTACTAAGAAtagtattaatgaaaaataatctctGGTCGAAAAGATTTATCCGAGTTACAACAAACAACCGAGGCACAATGTGTCTCTGTAGGGTCTCGCGATAAGCATAATCGTAAGAGTATGTTGGTCGTTGCTCCAATGGTCGGACAACGCGTACAAGCAacattgttttacaatttacgAGACATGTCGATAGTGTTTTATTGTAACGGTTCCAGACTAAAAACTTTTCATGCGCGgatcttaaataaatatgtgtcTGCGTGTCGGTAGAAATACCGGTCGCATCGTGAAAACACTGTTTATCCTTGCTAACGGCATTCTTAGGTTCTGACATTGTCAAAACAATGAATCCTAACGAATCCTAAATCTCCTCTCGCACAAATTTACAATACACCGCGAGCGTACGTTGCGAATGCGCGACTCTCCTCGACCGTCACGAATTTATCAAATGCGAAACGTGTTTCGAGCCGATCAAGTTCCGTTCTACTTTAATACCAAACATCTGCTAACGGAATATAacgatattaaatagtaaacaTTCGGCTTAGTTGTTTCAGCATCATACTACCTAACAACCGTCGGATAACGTGTGGAAATTCGCGCCTTGCAGAATTGCTTCGGTTTGCATTCTCGAAAAacggaaagtaatttctgaCATATTATATGCCAACGCTTTCTATCCGTAtatgaaatagtataatttgatttttcccTAAAACGTTTAGCGTTTCAGGATACTGTTATGCAAGTTGGAATTTCGACTTGTTGTTCTAAAAATCTTATCCGACGGAGCATTAAATTGGGAAGACGTTTCGACAACTGTATTATATCTAAATGTAGTTGAATAATCTTGTTTGAAACAACGGTCGAGACGAAAGACCTCGGATGGCGTGACTCGAGCAAAAATGATTTCCCTTAAATTTCGGAAAACCATAGATGACGGCCAATATTAAGTATCGATAGAGAGAATCCCCTTCGAATTAAAAGCTTCGGAAGCTTTTCTAAAGTTTATCGAGCTATACTAGATAATATCGACGTTAAAACGCGTCAGTCGCGCGGCAACGACGATTTACCGTCGAACGTACGatgcgaattaaaaatactaaaaaaaaaacaaaaaaaacatACCATGACGCACGATGACACCTGTCTCTCTCTAATTCCAGAATCGGCAGCCGATAGATCTGCGTAAACGTGCACTGCTCACCACGTGTCGTTTCCTATTCCGTCGTATGGTCGATAAAGTTGAAACGATTCCTCCGCGGATAATTTTCACCGTATCGAAAGCACTCTCAGTGATTACACACAGTTCTGCGAACAATTACTTTTACACAGCGGACATAACCAACGCAAGGGTGTACAAACGTTCAAAGGTATTGGTCGCAACTGAATTCACAACGAAGTCCGTAAATATACCGGCAGTCGATagtttcgtttcgattcgGTAAATTTCTATTGGTCAGTGTACAATGACCAATGAAACTCTCTAATTCGATTATCGTCTCCAATAGCGATCCCGTCCCGTCGTTTCGATATCATGTACGTTGTTATTTAAGATCGAGTCCTGTGGAGCGACTTTTCGACGTCCTGCAAAATCTCGTCGCCAACATGGATGCAACGATACGACACATTTCGCGAAACTTCCGGTACCACTAATTCTCGGTGCACAATTGCTTCTATATCTTGGAAATATTACCGATCTTCCGCGGCAGTTACCTGCGCGATCGCTGCTCGCGCACAGCGACGAGACCCGTTTCCACGATCTCACCGTTTCACTGGCAAAGTCCGAACAAGCCGTGTTTTGTTTATGTCTCAGCACGGACACGACTACGAACGGCGGTAAGGTAAGGTAAGGTATGGTAAGGTGAGTGGAATGGGAAATGGGGAGAAGAAGGACCAACGAACAAATGCGTTCGAAGTTCGAAGGGGAGagcaaagagaaaagagaagaaaaggagGGAATTCGTGATAGGGCTTCACGGATGCGACTTACGTCGAATAGATTACGACAGCTACGCCCGGAAGTGTTACGGTCGACTAATTTAATTCGGTTATTTATCTTTAAGTAGCGCCTCGGTACTCGACGTATCGTTCCTTTTATGTAATGATACCGACGATTATCGCGCAACGAGAAATCTCACGAAAGATTGATATCGCGCGCCAAGAGATACACCGAGTCCCGTGGCTTCGAcatcgagaaacaaaaatcgatgCGCTTATGGAAAGCAGCGGTCACTGGTGGTTCGCGTCGGTCGAATCATTCTTCGATAAAGCGAAAACGTCGCCGAATTTACCGAACGCGTAGTTTACAAATAGCGTATCACGGATAACTTCTGTTTGAACGAACAGAATCGTCGTTGTGTTCGATCGTTATCATTCCGTGGATAATCCGTTTGAAATTCGCTGGTACACTTTACTATTCGCTTCGACGCGAGAAAAACGAACAAAGACACGGCCCGTGGAAGTTTCCGCGTGAATGCGCAAAGATATCGTCGGTTTTGTCGTGTTCCGTCGACGACGGTCAAGGAGATGTCGCGCTCCGAACGGAACAGTTCGCGGAACGGTTGACAGAACAGTTTGGATGCTCGCGCGAGGACAGCTAAAGTAACACTCATAGTGTGCAATGCTCTCCCGCCGATGCACGCGGACTGTTGTCACGGAGATACGGAGTTCTTCGACTCTCTGCCATTAACTGCATGTCCCCTTTATACGCGATCGCGCTTTCTGCGCGACAATCGAGGGGATAGGGTCGGTCGTCGCGCGAAGATGCAATCGCTACGATGTTTAGAAATCGAGTGTCAAACACAAAATACGCGTCTGAACTAAAAGACTGTGCTGCTGCCCAATGCGAGTATTTTGAATGTACGCGGGGATGCGCAATGCGGTCGCTcgctaaaatatattaaatatatacctCGATCCAAGAACTTGACACAGTGgccaaaatcaaaattgttgaCGAGTACGTAGAAGATCATTGCGAAACGTATACATACGTGTAACCGCAACCAAGCAACCGTGTTTCTAATCggaaagataatatttaaaaataatatccaaaCTCGCAAGAAGACCAACCCATACCAAAATAACATTccctaaaaataaaaaccaacACTCCTTAGAGACTGTGAAGTATGTTATACGCGAGAGAAActcgaataaaagaaacatagAACGACTCGACCACGACAACAATCATCGTAGCGAGTACAGGAAATTCTCTCTCAAAATGTCCCGTAGGTCGGAATCGAAAATGGTCACGTAAAGCGAGATTTGGGGtggtttaaaattttgtaccGCGACGTCACCAAAAGTGAGAGCATCACTTATACCATTTTGCATCGCGACCACAGATACAACTTGTCTAAACTTAACAAGAAGCCGCTAAATGTCATGGAGTAACGCGACAGTTTATTTCGAGCGCCGAGTCGAAACCATGCCGTCCGTGGCTTTTCGTTTGAACGATGGCAACACCGGTAAAAAGATCGCGTGAGAATTTTCACGCGCATCAGCGACTTTTGATCATAAGTTTGCAAAGGTGTACGTAGGTGTCGGATGTGGGTCAAGTTCTCAAAAGCGAATACCGCTTTCGATTTCAATGGCCTTGAAACATATTATAAAGGGCGATATTTTcgacaactttttccttagagATACCAAGGAAAAGCTATTGCCAACTGCTACATTGAATTCTGTCTATCCGCGCGTAGCGCGGTACGAGCTGTGTAAAGGCTCGTTCCCACTGTGTTGCCAGCGCTTTTGTCTATTGGGCATGCCACGCGGGCCTCAACGACGAAGCAACATGGGGCTTGAATTTTGGCTTGGGTCGATGCCGAATGAAAAGCCTAACGTCGGCATTCTTCAACTTTCCATGTTGTCCCTACGCATACCTGCCAAATAATACTTACGTATAACAGGGCACTGACAAATCAAAAATCATCGTTTACTTTCGTTCGTACTTTAGCTAGCCTGATCTTAGCCACGTGTTATACGGCGAGCACgcaattacataaaaattgttatgcatttattaaatggatggtcaatattttaactttacCAGCAATTACCTTAAATTTCTCAGCGATGATGATAGAATATGACGAGATCgaggaaaatattgtataaagaCTGTAGCGTTCTGTTCCACAGGACATCTACAATCTTCGTATTTCGAATATTCTATTATGAAAGATGTCTGcttgaaaaatacgaaaaacgGTATTAATACAGAAAAGCTATACACTATAAGCTTTTATACGCCTTTGTTACGCCTGATACTCCTCTGATagggttaattgaattttctttacgGATATTATGCGTATCACAGATTCGGATTagcaattgtaatttaaaattgtgcaGTAACGAATACAATGGACAAATATTCGAATTCGATGACGTGTGTATAGAAACTGAATGAAACAAAGAGAACGAACGTACACCGCCGACGAAAAAGTAGACCGCGagtttttgtaaacaaaagaAGCATCAGCTGATCGCGTTACCATATGGCTGCTATTGATCTCGTAAGCGAGCTGTTTCGCACGCGCGTGCCGCGTCGAAAACGAAAACGGAAACCCCTTTCCTGTCCATTTACACGCACGCGattcgatccgatccgataTACGTCCTATATGTGTATCCGTAATTCGCGAACGAATACGCACACAGAAATGCGtgcgtataataaataaacagaatatCTATGGTGTTCGTACTCACCGCGATTAACCTGCTGCAATCTGGAGCGAATGCTAAAAAACTGCTACACACTGCATCGTACGCGCGGAAAACAATTACTTGCAAATAATTAGCCGACGAAAGTGAACAAGGTTACGAAGGGGAAAGGTGAACGATACGTGTTTTTGACCATGTCTCGCTCAAGCCCAGGGTGAACTGTGATTAGTTGCGCATGTGTATCGACGCAACCCTTCTTTCGTAACTTTCATTGGTTGGTTTGAGAAACAGGGACGACGCAATTTGAGGTGCAAAGTAGTgcaaaaatagacaattttaaatttcattataaatatcgttctTCCGATATACTCGTCCTCTTTCTTACCAAATTGAAACAAGTAATCTTAAATAACAACGTTTTTCGCAAGTTTTAACGAATAGAGggacatttttttttgttttactaaaatttatacatCGCATTCATGACATTGTTtaatgtagaataaattacTTCTAATATACACATAAAGCATAAGAGATgagattttatattctaccTATAACGTCATCTGCGAACAAAAACTTCATCCACAAGATATATGTTACGTGTTCTGCACTGAACCAACTAGATAGTGTACTAGTAAAAtctagtaaataatatttctactgTGTACACTTCTTTTTTCGTGCATACAGAATCGAGTATTTACCTGAAAAATAACTAGAAAAAGCTCAGTTAATATTCATTGATCAAGAAATAGTCTGTGGGctgttcatttttatgttGGAGCTATATCTCGTCTTGAAGTTTGTATCGTTATGAACattgcatttatttgttaatttagtaaaaaggaaaataaagcGAGAATGTCTACccacttatttattaatttcgttatgcttcatatgtattaaattaaataagattctgtaataataataatagaaaattgtttcgagaagTTGACAAcagcgataaaaaaaaaggaaaaagatagTTTCAACTTGAAATCAGATTTTCAATGGAAAAACTTTTAATGTCTATATTAGAGGTGTAACCTttcaaatatgtttaaaagtaatataaatttataaaaatgtgtgCGATGACAATTTGATTGAACTTTTAAtagtattgaatttttaaattctgtattaatttGTTCCTTACGCGAAATTCCACaaattcttcattattttGCCATCTACTTAAATTTGATTACatcttttcatttcatttcttattctaCATAATAGATTTTACAACGTAATCGAATGATTTGCTTTGAAAAGCAAACTGTGATAAATCTATTCCATCTATTCTAATATATCTAATGTTTCTTTCGAGCATGGTTCAAAacttctataattttctttcctttgcATGCTAATTATTGCAACTAGCGCCACCTGTGAACCGCAgttttattacagtaaataagCGTGTGCGGACTGTTGACAACGTATGAAAACAATGCTGAAAGATATTAGTTGAATTTAATTGCTACATATTGTTGAAATGTCAGACGAATCCGAATACGACGTAGAACCAGAGGAATTCAATGTTTACAAACGAAAGTATCAATTACTACTAGATAGATGCGAAGTTCTGCAGCAGgttcaaaatcaatttttgtaatttaaacatttcatacCAGCTTTGTGTTGTTAAGTTCGTTCGAATTGTTTTCGATTGCAGGAGAACGAAAGATTGGTTTATCGAGTTCAAAGAGTGAGGAAACTTCTCAAACGCacgagaaaggaaaagaagttAGTTTAATCTATAGGTTATGTGTGTTGAAATGGTCGTTGAAACGCTACGTTTCATATTaaagttattctaaattaattcctaTCTAGTTCAGTGGATATTTtagaacatatttttttctaacatataatgtaacacgttacagatttttaatcgatcgtTTGGATCAGCATGGTGACCGTTGGCGTGAAGCACCTATGGGAGTTCTCGAAGAGAATAATGTTTTTCAAGCTACGTCTAAGCAAGAGAAAGGCAATAAGGCCTCTGGTCACAATTCTAAAGATGAGAGAACAAAGAAaggaacaaaaagaaaaggtGCGAAAACTGATCCAAATGCGCCGAAAAGACCAGCAAACCCATTTTTCCAATTCTGTCAAGAACAAAGGCCTCGTGTGATGGAACGTTTAGCTGGAGAACCTGAACCGAGCAAACAAGAACTTACCAGGCAACTCGCGACTACATGGAAATCTCTAAGTTCAGAAGATAAAAAAGTATGTGTccaagaaacaattatttatatttgtccaTGTATTacagttttcttctttttattttaacactgcaatatttttcaggtATATTATGACATGTACGAACGatccaaagaaaaatatgttgctgaaatgcaaatttataataaaaagtcgGAAGACGCGCCAAATCAAATGGCTTTAAATATAACGTAGTATTTGTATTTATGgtcaatattatttgtaaatacgtaatttataatcaaatatttgcacatattctaatatttatgtatagcGATCCAATATACAGTATGAATAAGATGGATCGATTTGTGCTTGTACGTAAGGTAGACACTTGTATTGTCaagttataaattttgtattaacaaACGGAAGATTATGTAAATACTGTTGCCTCTTttgtaacagtaataaatctatgctttgaaagaatttttctcttttctaagAGATGCCATTGTCTTGATCGGATCTGTTTGTTTCGCATGATCCATTACCGACTGTTGGTTTACCCTCATAAATGGgttcgttaatttttcttctgaaATAGTACTAGGTACGGTAGGTTGAAAATTTTCACGCTGAATACGGACtgattcaattcttttaataatagctTCATTTTGTGGTTCCACATGTTTTCCAAATTTTAAGTTATTTTCTGTGTACTCGTGGCCACAATATactttctgtaaaatattaaaaacatagtTATTTCTTAAACACAAAcgcttctatttctttcttatatTATCGTATACGTTTCTGAAGATTTCCGAATTATCAATTAAGAAGAACATGACCtctcttatta from Augochlora pura isolate Apur16 chromosome 5, APUR_v2.2.1, whole genome shotgun sequence harbors:
- the LOC144470055 gene encoding uncharacterized protein LOC144470055; its protein translation is MSDESEYDVEPEEFNVYKRKYQLLLDRCEVLQQENERLVYRVQRVRKLLKRTRKEKKFLIDRLDQHGDRWREAPMGVLEENNVFQATSKQEKGNKASGHNSKDERTKKGTKRKGAKTDPNAPKRPANPFFQFCQEQRPRVMERLAGEPEPSKQELTRQLATTWKSLSSEDKKVYYDMYERSKEKYVAEMQIYNKKSEDAPNQMALNIT